From Ascaphus truei isolate aAscTru1 chromosome 20, aAscTru1.hap1, whole genome shotgun sequence, one genomic window encodes:
- the LOC142470910 gene encoding olfactory receptor 5G29-like — translation MTLTGNLLIIVLVSSSHKLHSPMYFFLSHLSLCDILITATIVPNMLHGILEEGATISFNGCITQFYIFCVSSATECLLLTVMSYDRYLAICHPLRYTSIMDIRLQYHLVFWSWFLGFTLTLFIVTQLGMLPFCGPNTIDHVFCDIVPLLELSCIDSSFLKLEDVVVSIPLTFFSFIFIIVTYVSIFLTILRIPSTSGRQKAFSTCSSHLTVVSLYYVTLITIYQVPSTGHSINFNKVLSLLYIVLTPLFNPIIYSLRSQDIRAAFKKLISKKTI, via the coding sequence ATGACATTAACTGGAAACCTCCTGATCATCGTGTTGGTGTCAAGCAGTCACAAACTCCACTCTCCCATGTACTTCTTTCTCAGTCATCTATCTCTATGTGACATCTTGATTACTGCAACTATTGTCCCCAACATGCTTCATGGTATATTGGAAGAAGGAGCCACCATTTCTTTTAATGGCTGCATCACTCAATTTTATATCTTTTGTGTCTCATCAGCTACAGAGTGTTTACTTCTTACAGTGATGTCCTATGACCGATACTTGGCCATCTGTCACCCTTTGCGTTACACCTCCATTATGGACATCAGGCTCCAGTATCATCTAGTTTTCTGGTCTTGGTTCTTGGGATTCACATTAACACTGTTTATAGTTACTCAGCTAGGTATGTTGCCTTTCTGTGGCCCCAATACAATTGACCATGTATTCTGCGATATTGTTCCCCTTCTAGAGTTGTCCTGCATAGATAGCTCCTTTTTGAAATTGGAAGATGTTGTTGTCTCTATTCCTCTAACCTTCTTCTCATTTATCTTCATCATTGTAACTTATGTCAGTATCTTCCTAACCATCCTCAGGATCCCTTCCACCAGTGGGAGacagaaagccttctccacctgcagTTCCCACCTGACAGTTGTGTCTTTATACTATGTAACGTTGATCACCATATATCAGGTCCCATCAACAGGACACTCGATCAATTTCAATAAAGTCCTGTCTTTGCTGTACATTGTGTTAACACCATTGTTTAATCCAATAATATACAGCCTGAGGAGCCAGGATATTAGGGCAGCCTTCAAGAAACTAATTAGCAAGAAAACTATATAA